A region of the Deltaproteobacteria bacterium HGW-Deltaproteobacteria-6 genome:
AAAACATTATCCTGACATCAGCCGTATCGAATGGTTTGACTGGCGCTGGCAATTTCAAAACGCCATTCGCGATGTCCAGGCACTGGATGCCATCATTCATTTGTCCGACAATGAACGCCAGGCCATGATGCACCCCTCAGGAGATTTACCTGTAGCCGTTACCCCTTATTATGCCAGTTTGATTTCCACACAGGACCCGTCCTCACCGCTTCGTCGTTCCGTCGTTCCGGTGGTTGATGAATGTCTGCATACGAAGGGCGAAGAAGAAGATCCTCTTTGCGAAGACGCCGACTCCCCGGTTCCCGGCATCGTGCATCGCTACCCCGACCGCGTCCTGTTTCTGGTTACCGACATTTGCGCGACGTATTGCCGTTACTGCACCCGTTCCCGCATTTTTGGCCGTCAGCATCAATGTTTTATAGACACGGCTAAATGGGAAAGGGCGCTTTCCTATATCGAATCTAATCCAAACATCCGTGATGTGCTCCTGTCCGGCGGCGATCCGCTAACCCTGTCCGACGATAAACTCGAGTGGCTCCTGGCAAGACTCAAGGACATTCCCCATGTTGAAATGATCCGTATCGGCACCAAAGCGCCCGTCGTCCTGCCGCAACGGATTACGCCCGCTCTGGTTTCCATGTTAAAAAAATACCATCCACTCTGGATGAGCATCCACATCACACATCCGGATGAGTTGACCCCCGAAATGAGCGCCGCCTGCATCCGCCTGGCTGACGCCGGCATTCCCCTGGGCAGCCAAACCGTCTTGCTTTCCGGCATTAATGATTCTGTCTCCACGATGACGAGACTGGTGCATGGCCTTTTACAAATTCGCGTTCGCCCCTACTACCTGTATCAATGCGATCCGATTCCCGGCTCCTCTCATTTCCGCACACCGATCAGCAAAGGCCTGGAAATCATCCAGGGCTTGCGAGGCCATACGACCGGCTATGCCGTACCGACCTATGTCGTCGATGCTCCCGGCGGCGGTGGAAAAATTCCGTTGCTTCCCGAATACGCTATCGGCTGGGATAAAGGCGATTTGATGGTTCGCAATTACGAAGGCAATATCTTCCGCTACCCGGACAATCACGCTGAATCGAAAGATATCCATTAGGATCGTGAAAACAAATGATGTCCGGTAAACCTGACAGCCCAATCATCAGCACTCTGCCAAAAATAACCGTCGGCCTGACCTATGACTTGCGAGATGATTACCTGCGAGAAGGTTACTCTCAGGAAGAAACCGCCGAATTCGACAAACCCGATACCATTGCAGCTATTGAAGACGTCATTTTGAAAAACGGTCATGCGACTGATCGCATCGGCCATGTTCAGGCACTGACCCGTCGTCTGGCCGCGGGTGATCGCTGGGATCTTGTTTTCAACATTGCCGAAGGTCTGCACGGCTTTGGCCGTGAGGCGCAGGTTCCCGCGCTGCTGGACGCCTACAAAATTCCCTATACCTTCTCCGATCCGCTCGGACAGACTCTGACCCTTCATAAGGGCATGACTAAACATGTCGTACGCGATCTGGGCATTCCCACACCGGACTTTGTCGTTGTTTCCGATCCGGAGGATATAGACCAGGTTTCCCTTCCTTATCCCCTCTTTGCCAAACCTGTCGCGGAAGGGACAGGCAAAGGTATCACCGCCCTGTCCAAAATTGATAACGTCGAAGATCTGCGCAATATCTGCACAAACCTTCTCAACACTTTTCATCAGCCCGTGTTGGTAGAAACTTATCTATCCGGACGGGAATTCACTGTCGGGATTGTCGGCACAGGAAAGGACGCCCGCACCCTCGGCGCCATGGAGGTCATCCTCAACCCGGACGCTGAGCAGCATGCATACTCCTATGACAATAAGGAACATTATGAAAATCTTGTACGATACGCCGCAGTCGATGACGCAGAAGCCAGACATGCCATGGAGATATCTCTTGCCGCCTGGCGCGGACTCGGTTTGGCAGACGGGGGACGCATCGACCTGCGCTCTGATACTCGAGGTATTCCGCACTTTATCGAAGTAAATTCACTGGCCGGCTTGAATCCCATCCGTTCGGATCTGCCTATTCTCTGCCGCCTTATGGGGAT
Encoded here:
- a CDS encoding lysine 2,3-aminomutase, yielding MENETLFNEEAEPPGTTAGLVVAQNETTNFFSLSTNNQQPSLVKSKPERLYFPFKDSPRSRAFRKKHYPDISRIEWFDWRWQFQNAIRDVQALDAIIHLSDNERQAMMHPSGDLPVAVTPYYASLISTQDPSSPLRRSVVPVVDECLHTKGEEEDPLCEDADSPVPGIVHRYPDRVLFLVTDICATYCRYCTRSRIFGRQHQCFIDTAKWERALSYIESNPNIRDVLLSGGDPLTLSDDKLEWLLARLKDIPHVEMIRIGTKAPVVLPQRITPALVSMLKKYHPLWMSIHITHPDELTPEMSAACIRLADAGIPLGSQTVLLSGINDSVSTMTRLVHGLLQIRVRPYYLYQCDPIPGSSHFRTPISKGLEIIQGLRGHTTGYAVPTYVVDAPGGGGKIPLLPEYAIGWDKGDLMVRNYEGNIFRYPDNHAESKDIH
- a CDS encoding D-alanine--D-alanine ligase, which translates into the protein MTVGLTYDLRDDYLREGYSQEETAEFDKPDTIAAIEDVILKNGHATDRIGHVQALTRRLAAGDRWDLVFNIAEGLHGFGREAQVPALLDAYKIPYTFSDPLGQTLTLHKGMTKHVVRDLGIPTPDFVVVSDPEDIDQVSLPYPLFAKPVAEGTGKGITALSKIDNVEDLRNICTNLLNTFHQPVLVETYLSGREFTVGIVGTGKDARTLGAMEVILNPDAEQHAYSYDNKEHYENLVRYAAVDDAEARHAMEISLAAWRGLGLADGGRIDLRSDTRGIPHFIEVNSLAGLNPIRSDLPILCRLMGISYHQLITDILNSALKRAGMLRIC